A stretch of the Sorangium aterium genome encodes the following:
- a CDS encoding RBBP9/YdeN family alpha/beta hydrolase, translating to MLSLLIVPGYSGSGPRHWQTLWEQRLSFARRVEMPDWEHPDRRAWVEALDRAVTASAEPPVLVAHSCGVSTAVHWAALGARPVRAALLVAPADTESPSYPREASTFHPLPSGRLPFPSMVVASSNDPYCTPERAEAFARAWGSRFIHAGPCGHINVDAGFGPWPEGERLLAALIGEPVSRVFRA from the coding sequence ATGCTTTCGCTGCTCATCGTCCCTGGCTACAGCGGCTCCGGCCCTCGCCACTGGCAGACGCTCTGGGAGCAGAGGCTCTCCTTCGCGCGCCGCGTGGAGATGCCCGACTGGGAGCACCCTGACCGGCGCGCGTGGGTCGAGGCGCTCGACCGGGCGGTCACCGCCAGCGCCGAGCCCCCGGTGCTCGTCGCGCACAGCTGCGGCGTCAGCACGGCGGTCCACTGGGCGGCGCTGGGCGCGCGACCCGTGCGCGCCGCGCTGCTCGTCGCGCCGGCCGACACCGAATCGCCGAGCTACCCGCGCGAGGCGTCGACGTTCCACCCGCTGCCCAGCGGCAGACTCCCGTTCCCGTCGATGGTCGTCGCGAGCTCGAACGACCCGTACTGCACCCCGGAGCGAGCCGAAGCCTTCGCGCGCGCCTGGGGGAGCCGCTTCATCCATGCGGGGCCGTGCGGGCACATCAACGTCGACGCCGGCTTCGGGCCCTGGCCCGAGGGCGAGCGGCTCCTCGCTGCGCTGATAGGCGAGCCCGTCTCTCGGGTGTTTCGCGCTTGA
- a CDS encoding SDR family oxidoreductase, translating to MKIVVIGGTGLIGTKLARRLRQRGHEVVAASPSTGVNCLTGEGLAGALAGAEVVVDVANSPSFEDKAVLDFFETSGRNLLAAEAAAGVRHHVALSVVGTDRMLVSGYFRAKMAQEALIEASGIPYTLLRATQFFEFMDGIARSSADAERVRLSSAHLQPIASEDVAEALADVTLGAPVNGIVEVAGPERRPLAEFVGKYLSAKKDRREVIADPEATYFGARIDDRSLTPDDGARVMPTRFDDWLALSSAGAA from the coding sequence ATGAAGATCGTGGTTATCGGTGGAACCGGGCTGATCGGGACGAAGCTCGCGCGCAGGCTCCGCCAGCGGGGCCATGAGGTCGTCGCGGCGTCGCCCTCCACGGGCGTCAACTGCCTCACGGGCGAAGGGCTGGCCGGAGCGCTCGCAGGAGCCGAGGTCGTTGTCGATGTGGCGAACTCGCCGTCGTTCGAGGACAAGGCGGTCCTCGACTTCTTCGAGACCTCGGGCCGCAACCTGCTCGCCGCCGAGGCCGCCGCGGGCGTCAGACATCATGTGGCGCTCTCGGTGGTCGGCACCGATCGAATGCTCGTCAGCGGCTATTTTCGGGCGAAGATGGCGCAGGAGGCGCTGATCGAGGCCTCCGGGATCCCCTACACCCTCCTGCGGGCCACGCAGTTCTTCGAGTTCATGGACGGCATCGCGCGCTCCAGCGCCGACGCGGAGCGGGTCCGCCTCTCGTCGGCGCACCTGCAGCCGATCGCGTCCGAGGACGTCGCCGAGGCCCTGGCCGACGTCACGCTCGGGGCGCCCGTGAACGGCATCGTCGAGGTGGCCGGCCCCGAGAGGCGCCCGCTCGCCGAGTTCGTCGGCAAGTACCTGAGCGCGAAGAAGGACCGCCGCGAGGTGATCGCCGACCCGGAGGCGACCTATTTCGGCGCCCGGATCGACGATCGGTCGCTCACCCCCGACGACGGCGCGCGCGTCATGCCGACGCGCTTCGACGACTGGCTCGCCCTGTCGTCGGCCGGCGCAGCGTGA
- a CDS encoding zinc-dependent alcohol dehydrogenase: MRATFIHGIRDVRLGEVEPPRPREGMVTIQVAGCGICGSDLHYYLEGGIGAAQVRDPFVPGHEFAGWVVDDHPELGLSRGQLVAVDPAHACGRCEWCHRGHVNLCPHVEFLGAPPLHGGMAERLAVRPDQVVPVPRGFSVRKAVMLEPLGVAVHAIDLARPHLQETVVVLGCGPIGLCLVQLARLAGVARVFAVDPVAYRAEAARRLGAHDVAPSFAAVAEWTGGRGVDLVLEATNSPEGFHHAAEAARIGGRILLAGIPDGDRYALPAALCRRKGLKIKFSRRMGHVYPRAIRLVAEGAVDVESIVTHRFDLSEAEKGFRLQADCQDGALKSIIVPDEGDTPF; the protein is encoded by the coding sequence GTGCGCGCAACCTTCATTCACGGCATCCGCGATGTGCGGCTCGGCGAGGTCGAACCTCCGCGGCCGCGCGAGGGCATGGTGACGATCCAGGTCGCGGGCTGCGGGATCTGCGGCAGCGATCTGCACTACTACCTGGAGGGCGGGATCGGCGCGGCGCAGGTCCGGGACCCCTTCGTGCCAGGGCACGAGTTCGCCGGCTGGGTCGTCGACGACCACCCGGAGCTCGGCCTCTCGAGGGGGCAGCTCGTCGCCGTCGACCCCGCGCACGCCTGCGGCCGCTGCGAGTGGTGCCACCGCGGCCACGTGAACCTGTGCCCGCACGTGGAGTTCCTGGGCGCGCCGCCGCTCCACGGCGGCATGGCGGAGCGGCTGGCGGTGCGCCCCGACCAGGTCGTGCCGGTCCCCCGCGGCTTCTCGGTGCGAAAGGCCGTGATGCTGGAGCCGCTGGGCGTCGCCGTCCACGCGATCGACCTGGCGCGGCCCCACCTGCAGGAGACGGTGGTGGTGCTGGGGTGCGGGCCGATCGGCCTGTGCCTTGTCCAGCTCGCGCGCCTGGCCGGCGTCGCGCGCGTCTTCGCGGTCGACCCCGTCGCGTACAGGGCCGAGGCCGCGCGCCGGCTGGGCGCGCACGACGTGGCGCCGAGCTTCGCGGCCGTCGCGGAGTGGACGGGCGGCCGGGGCGTCGACCTCGTGCTCGAGGCGACGAACTCGCCCGAGGGCTTCCACCACGCGGCCGAGGCCGCGCGCATCGGCGGGCGGATCCTGCTGGCGGGCATCCCCGACGGCGACCGCTACGCGCTGCCGGCGGCGCTGTGCCGCCGCAAGGGGCTGAAGATCAAGTTCTCCCGCCGCATGGGGCACGTGTACCCGCGGGCGATCCGCCTGGTCGCCGAGGGGGCCGTGGACGTCGAGTCGATCGTCACCCACCGGTTCGACCTGTCCGAGGCCGAAAAGGGCTTCCGCCTGCAGGCGGATTGCCAGGACGGCGCGCTGAAGTCGATCATCGTTCCGGACGAAGGCGACACGCCGTTCTGA
- a CDS encoding xylulokinase, which translates to MRADLVLGIDLSTTAAKAAAFDVQGRLHAAGRAPLSLARPAPERFEQDPRDWWAALCQAVAGVTAAVDPGRIAGLSIAHQRETFACLGPDGEPLRPAMLWLDGRARGHLGALIDRIGQDRLRALSGKAADFGPALPKIAWLASEEPETHRRTALFCDVQAYLVQALTGRARTSWASADPLALFDIGAHRWSEELCAAAGITPDRLPEALPPGAPLGAVSAAAAAATGLREGTPVLAGGGDGQMAGLGVDALDPRRAYLNLGTAVVFGVFSPEPRQDPAWRTMTSASGRGYVLESSLRSGALLSDWYLRRQLGVDPRDGAAMAALEAEAASLPPGSGGLLLLPYWEGAMNPHWDPDARGAILGLTDAHGRGHVYRALIEGVALEQALVLDLMRGAAGIEVAEFAAVGGVAASDLWCAVMADATGVAIQRSETVEAACLGAAMCAAAGAGLAGSIEAAAKAMRGSATATFHPDPARRERYAALLGIYRDMYPQLSGLLRRLSAFTRA; encoded by the coding sequence ATGCGGGCCGACCTCGTCCTCGGCATCGACCTGAGCACCACCGCCGCCAAGGCGGCGGCCTTCGACGTCCAGGGGCGCTTGCACGCCGCCGGCCGCGCGCCGCTCTCGCTGGCCCGGCCGGCTCCTGAGCGATTCGAGCAGGATCCCCGGGACTGGTGGGCCGCCCTGTGCCAGGCGGTCGCCGGCGTCACCGCCGCGGTGGACCCGGGCCGCATCGCGGGCCTCTCCATCGCGCACCAGCGCGAGACCTTCGCCTGCCTCGGTCCCGACGGCGAGCCGCTCCGCCCCGCCATGCTCTGGCTGGACGGCCGCGCGCGGGGGCACCTCGGCGCCTTGATCGACCGCATCGGGCAAGACCGCCTGAGGGCGCTGTCCGGCAAGGCCGCGGACTTCGGCCCGGCGCTGCCCAAGATCGCCTGGCTGGCCAGCGAGGAGCCGGAGACCCACCGCCGCACCGCCCTCTTCTGCGACGTGCAGGCCTACCTCGTGCAGGCGCTGACCGGGCGCGCCCGCACCAGCTGGGCGAGCGCCGATCCGCTCGCGCTCTTCGACATCGGCGCGCACCGCTGGTCCGAGGAGCTCTGCGCCGCCGCCGGCATCACGCCCGACCGGCTGCCGGAGGCGCTCCCTCCCGGCGCGCCGCTCGGCGCGGTGTCCGCGGCCGCAGCGGCGGCGACCGGGCTGCGCGAGGGCACGCCGGTGCTGGCTGGCGGCGGCGATGGCCAGATGGCCGGGCTCGGCGTCGATGCCCTGGACCCGCGGCGCGCCTACCTGAACCTCGGCACGGCGGTGGTCTTCGGCGTCTTTTCCCCGGAGCCGCGGCAGGACCCGGCGTGGCGGACCATGACCAGCGCCTCCGGCCGCGGCTACGTGCTGGAGAGCAGCCTGCGCAGCGGGGCGCTGCTCTCGGACTGGTACCTGCGCCGCCAGCTGGGCGTCGATCCGCGCGACGGCGCCGCGATGGCCGCGCTCGAGGCCGAGGCGGCGTCGCTGCCGCCCGGCAGCGGCGGCCTGCTGCTCTTGCCCTACTGGGAGGGCGCCATGAACCCCCACTGGGATCCCGACGCCCGCGGCGCGATCCTGGGCCTCACGGACGCGCACGGGCGCGGCCACGTTTACCGCGCCCTGATCGAGGGCGTCGCGCTGGAGCAGGCGCTGGTGCTGGACCTGATGCGGGGCGCGGCGGGGATCGAGGTCGCGGAGTTCGCCGCGGTCGGCGGCGTGGCCGCGAGCGACCTCTGGTGCGCCGTGATGGCCGATGCGACGGGCGTCGCCATCCAGCGGTCCGAGACGGTCGAGGCCGCCTGTCTGGGCGCCGCCATGTGCGCGGCCGCCGGCGCCGGGCTGGCCGGGAGCATCGAGGCGGCCGCGAAGGCGATGCGCGGGAGCGCCACGGCGACGTTCCATCCCGATCCCGCGCGCCGGGAACGCTACGCGGCGCTGCTGGGGATCTACCGGGACATGTATCCGCAGCTCTCGGGGCTCCTGCGCCGCCTCTCGGCCTTCACGAGGGCGTAG
- a CDS encoding serpin family protein, whose product MRTSIILATVLMSALAGCSSNDGGGTGGGGPDQGEGGSGQGGDGGAVECFEKKAGCVLPSDAARIESPVVSEEDQVLLTRNNASFALDLGRVLPSANGNVVYSPYSISTALAMTYAGARTTTEQAMAATMRFELPQQRLHPAFNYVDLELHKRAEGSSNVEGGGFRLHTANAIWSHVDLALEQPFLKVLGESYGARVRLADFDAPKEAEDLINAWVKDQTEGMIPKLLDNNVTPETRVVLTNAIYFDAAWHTPFSEGATKPGAFQRGDGTSVTAQMMHGTQETRYGAGDGWEAVEIPYAGTPVSMFLVLPAEGNADALAESLDGAGLETIIASTQSRSVDITMPKFSFGTSASLKKALVDLGMGVAFGPSADFSGIIPGGGVQIQDVIHKAVIDVDEAGTKAAAATAVLIAATGAGFFPEPAEIVLDRPFFFFISDLPTGALLFAGRVNDPTAH is encoded by the coding sequence ATGAGAACATCAATTATCTTGGCGACCGTGCTCATGTCGGCTCTCGCGGGGTGCAGCTCGAACGATGGAGGCGGCACCGGCGGCGGTGGCCCGGACCAGGGAGAGGGCGGCTCGGGCCAGGGAGGCGACGGCGGGGCCGTCGAGTGCTTCGAGAAGAAGGCTGGATGCGTGCTGCCCTCGGACGCGGCGCGGATCGAGAGCCCGGTCGTCTCGGAGGAGGATCAGGTGTTGCTGACGCGCAACAACGCGAGCTTCGCGCTCGACCTCGGCCGCGTGCTCCCCAGCGCGAACGGGAACGTCGTCTACTCGCCTTACAGCATCTCGACGGCGCTCGCGATGACGTACGCGGGCGCGCGGACCACCACGGAGCAGGCGATGGCCGCGACGATGCGGTTCGAGCTCCCGCAGCAGCGGCTGCACCCGGCGTTCAACTACGTGGATCTCGAGCTCCACAAGCGCGCCGAGGGCTCGAGCAACGTCGAGGGAGGCGGGTTCCGTCTCCACACGGCCAACGCCATCTGGTCGCACGTCGATCTCGCGCTCGAACAGCCGTTCTTGAAGGTGCTCGGCGAGAGCTACGGCGCGCGCGTGCGGCTCGCCGACTTCGATGCCCCGAAGGAGGCAGAGGACCTCATCAACGCGTGGGTGAAGGACCAGACGGAGGGCATGATTCCGAAGCTCCTCGACAACAACGTGACCCCGGAGACGCGCGTCGTGCTCACCAACGCCATCTACTTCGACGCCGCGTGGCACACGCCGTTCAGCGAGGGCGCGACCAAGCCCGGCGCGTTCCAGCGCGGCGACGGCACGAGCGTCACCGCCCAGATGATGCACGGCACACAGGAGACGCGCTACGGCGCCGGCGACGGCTGGGAAGCGGTGGAGATCCCTTATGCGGGCACCCCCGTCTCGATGTTCCTCGTCCTGCCTGCCGAGGGGAACGCGGACGCGCTGGCGGAGTCGCTCGACGGCGCGGGGCTCGAGACGATCATCGCCTCGACGCAGTCGCGGTCGGTCGATATCACGATGCCAAAGTTCTCGTTCGGCACCTCGGCCTCTCTCAAGAAGGCGCTCGTGGATCTCGGCATGGGCGTCGCCTTTGGCCCCAGCGCCGACTTCTCGGGCATCATTCCGGGTGGAGGGGTCCAGATCCAGGACGTCATCCACAAGGCGGTCATCGACGTGGACGAGGCCGGGACCAAAGCCGCGGCGGCGACGGCAGTCCTCATCGCCGCCACGGGCGCGGGCTTCTTCCCGGAGCCCGCGGAGATCGTGCTGGACCGGCCGTTCTTCTTCTTCATCAGCGATCTGCCGACGGGGGCGCTCCTCTTCGCGGGGCGCGTCAACGATCCGACAGCGCACTGA
- a CDS encoding type II toxin-antitoxin system PemK/MazF family toxin — protein sequence MDESAGEPTGTRSARIDRGDVFWIGPDDSRGPVPSYSHPHVVVQDDVFNHSRITTVVVCALTSNLHRANEPGNVLLDVGEGNLPRQSVVVVSQISSVEKARLGERIGSLSDARVDQILAGLRFQQASFFRR from the coding sequence ATGGACGAGAGCGCAGGAGAACCGACTGGCACGCGCTCGGCGCGGATCGATCGCGGCGATGTATTCTGGATAGGGCCGGACGACTCGCGGGGGCCTGTCCCGAGCTACTCCCATCCCCATGTGGTGGTCCAGGACGACGTCTTCAACCACTCGCGCATCACGACCGTGGTCGTGTGCGCGCTGACGTCGAACTTGCACCGGGCGAACGAGCCTGGGAATGTCCTGCTCGATGTGGGCGAAGGGAACCTCCCCAGGCAGAGCGTCGTGGTCGTGTCGCAGATCTCCTCGGTCGAGAAGGCCCGCCTTGGCGAGCGGATCGGGTCGCTGTCCGACGCACGGGTGGATCAGATCCTCGCCGGCCTGCGCTTCCAGCAGGCGTCGTTCTTCAGGCGGTAG
- a CDS encoding HEAT repeat domain-containing protein, translating to MPHHGDPEDVFKTALAQDRARIDAAIERLSGEEPKPERFLLALAGAWGRPVSCLKWLPPVAPTERGVKSAARWIHASNPNVQRTALAALARAGVAARPVLSTVADALTSKEPTVRIAAARVLARAAPCPEQAPALRRALSDELFTVRWLAVEALARSGDDHPLAPVLAASRPRLDARLAPYQLEGWLRAVAALGRDASALLPEMNELLDRTSRLSQSDTWWNESRFTLERLVRELRATQGEP from the coding sequence ATGCCTCACCACGGTGATCCGGAGGACGTCTTCAAGACGGCGCTTGCCCAGGATCGGGCGCGAATCGATGCGGCGATCGAGCGTCTCTCGGGGGAAGAGCCGAAGCCCGAGCGGTTCCTGCTCGCGCTCGCCGGGGCGTGGGGCCGCCCGGTTTCATGTCTGAAGTGGCTGCCGCCGGTCGCCCCGACCGAGCGTGGCGTGAAGAGCGCGGCCCGCTGGATACATGCATCCAATCCAAACGTCCAGCGAACCGCCCTCGCCGCCCTCGCGAGAGCCGGGGTGGCTGCGCGTCCTGTCCTGAGTACGGTCGCCGACGCCCTCACGAGCAAGGAGCCCACCGTTCGGATCGCCGCGGCCCGCGTGCTCGCGCGCGCTGCGCCGTGTCCCGAGCAGGCTCCGGCGCTCCGCCGTGCGCTCTCCGACGAGCTCTTCACCGTGCGCTGGCTGGCGGTGGAGGCGCTCGCGCGCAGCGGCGATGACCATCCGCTGGCGCCGGTCCTTGCGGCGTCACGTCCACGGCTCGACGCTCGGCTCGCCCCCTATCAGCTCGAGGGCTGGTTGCGCGCGGTCGCCGCCCTTGGACGGGATGCGTCCGCGCTGTTGCCCGAGATGAACGAGCTCCTGGACCGAACCTCCCGGCTCAGCCAAAGCGACACCTGGTGGAATGAATCGAGATTCACGCTCGAGCGACTCGTACGGGAGCTTCGTGCGACCCAGGGTGAACCCTGA
- a CDS encoding MarR family winged helix-turn-helix transcriptional regulator — MRDQFTAEGGIVLDNALSYWVARVYLASRAAMYRRFRAHGVEITPEQWMVLVRLWEQEGVTQTHLAERTFRDVPTMSRIVALMERDGLVERRLDPTDRRARLVYLTARGRTLRKTLSGEAMALVDTLRAGIPEEDLLTTRRTLQRILANLEPEG; from the coding sequence ATGCGCGACCAGTTCACGGCCGAAGGGGGGATCGTCCTCGACAACGCGCTCAGCTACTGGGTGGCTCGCGTCTACCTCGCCTCCCGCGCCGCGATGTACCGGCGCTTCCGCGCGCACGGCGTCGAGATCACGCCCGAGCAATGGATGGTCCTCGTCCGCCTGTGGGAGCAGGAGGGCGTCACGCAGACGCACCTGGCCGAGCGCACCTTCCGGGACGTGCCCACGATGAGCCGGATCGTGGCGCTCATGGAGCGCGACGGGCTCGTCGAGCGCCGGCTCGACCCGACGGATCGGCGGGCGCGGCTCGTCTACCTCACCGCGCGCGGGCGAACGCTGCGCAAGACCCTGTCGGGCGAGGCCATGGCCCTCGTGGACACGCTGCGCGCCGGCATCCCGGAGGAGGATCTCCTCACGACCCGGCGCACGCTGCAGCGCATCCTCGCGAACCTCGAGCCCGAGGGCTGA
- a CDS encoding carboxymuconolactone decarboxylase family protein, protein MSQTAASPHFPAHTLDTAPAAARPALERTSRKFGFLPLPSARFATSPLLVRAFDELLSVFEGATLSSVEREVVVMVVAGENGCDLCRTMHRGLLLRAGASPEVAAALFERRPAPDARLQALASFTEATLRERGEVPDADLDAFLRAGFTAEQALEVIVGIGTYTLSTFANRMTRTHALR, encoded by the coding sequence ATGAGCCAGACCGCTGCTTCCCCTCACTTCCCTGCGCACACGCTCGACACGGCGCCCGCGGCGGCCCGCCCCGCGCTGGAGCGGACCTCGCGGAAGTTCGGCTTCCTGCCGCTGCCCTCCGCGCGTTTCGCGACGTCGCCGCTCCTGGTGCGCGCCTTCGACGAGCTCCTCTCGGTCTTCGAGGGGGCCACGCTCTCGTCGGTCGAGCGCGAGGTCGTGGTGATGGTCGTCGCCGGCGAGAACGGCTGCGATCTCTGCCGCACGATGCACCGCGGGCTGCTCCTCCGCGCGGGGGCTTCCCCCGAGGTCGCCGCCGCGCTGTTCGAGCGAAGGCCTGCGCCCGACGCGCGCCTCCAGGCGCTCGCCTCGTTCACCGAGGCGACGCTGCGCGAGCGGGGAGAGGTGCCGGACGCCGATCTCGACGCCTTCCTCCGCGCGGGCTTCACCGCCGAGCAGGCCCTGGAGGTGATCGTCGGTATCGGCACCTACACGCTGTCGACGTTCGCGAACCGGATGACCCGCACCCACGCGCTGCGCTGA
- a CDS encoding VOC family protein gives MPKDARVFVFDHVSVGVENLERAAEFYDACLAPLGFVRLSQNARSVGYGPEGYEAEPPFAIVASGADAKAPGRGFHLAFAASSREAVDRFHAEALSKGGVDEGPPGIRENYEPGYYASFVRDPDGHRLEAVLHEH, from the coding sequence ATGCCCAAGGACGCCAGAGTCTTCGTCTTCGATCACGTCTCGGTCGGTGTCGAGAACCTCGAGCGTGCTGCTGAGTTCTACGACGCCTGTCTGGCGCCGCTCGGTTTTGTCCGGCTCTCGCAAAACGCCCGTAGCGTGGGGTACGGGCCCGAGGGATACGAAGCTGAGCCGCCCTTCGCCATCGTCGCGTCCGGTGCTGACGCGAAGGCTCCCGGTCGCGGCTTCCACCTCGCCTTTGCCGCCTCGAGTCGCGAGGCGGTCGATCGTTTCCATGCGGAAGCCCTCAGCAAGGGCGGTGTCGATGAGGGGCCGCCCGGCATTCGTGAGAACTACGAACCCGGCTACTACGCGTCCTTCGTTCGCGACCCCGACGGCCACCGGCTGGAGGCGGTGCTCCACGAACATTGA
- a CDS encoding SGNH/GDSL hydrolase family protein — MPSVVLLGDSIFDNLAYTNGEPDVASHLRALLPSWRVTLCAVDGTTTSDIGPQLDRIPKDATHVLLSLGGNDALSNAEILGLPVRSTAEALDLFRERVDAFEQSYSWALEAVVALGRPTTVCTIYNGDLAPDEAERARIALMMFNDVILRQAFSRALDVVDLRLVCSEAGDFANAIEPSGAGGLKIAQALVRALGAAAVQKRATTVTAG, encoded by the coding sequence ATGCCGTCTGTCGTTCTCCTGGGCGATTCAATCTTCGACAATCTTGCGTATACCAATGGCGAGCCCGACGTCGCCTCGCACCTCCGCGCTCTCTTACCCTCCTGGCGAGTCACCCTGTGTGCCGTCGACGGCACGACCACTTCCGATATCGGACCCCAGCTCGATCGAATACCGAAGGACGCGACCCACGTCCTCCTCTCGCTTGGCGGAAACGACGCGCTCTCGAACGCTGAGATTCTCGGGCTGCCCGTCCGCTCGACGGCCGAGGCTCTCGACCTGTTCCGCGAGCGCGTGGATGCGTTTGAGCAATCCTACTCGTGGGCGCTCGAGGCGGTCGTCGCGCTCGGTCGACCGACCACGGTCTGCACGATCTACAACGGCGACCTCGCTCCCGATGAGGCCGAGCGAGCTCGCATCGCCTTGATGATGTTCAATGACGTCATCCTTCGCCAAGCTTTCTCGCGCGCGCTCGACGTCGTCGATCTCCGCCTCGTTTGCTCGGAGGCGGGAGACTTCGCGAACGCCATCGAGCCGTCGGGCGCCGGCGGCTTGAAGATCGCACAGGCGCTCGTCCGCGCCCTGGGCGCCGCCGCGGTCCAGAAGCGAGCGACGACCGTGACCGCGGGCTGA